The Deltaproteobacteria bacterium DNA window CGGCGTCTTTCAGGCGCGCGATGCGCGACGGGGAGACGGAGGCGGGGCGGAGCTCAGTCGCAGACGACGACATCGATGCCTTCCTTTCCGAAATGCCGGGCGAATGGGGCGAGCGCGGCCGGGTCGAGGCGCGGACGGCCGAGCGGCGCCAGGATGGGCGCGAGGCGCGGAAGCTTGGCCTCGCCGAAGTCGTGGTACGGGAGGCAGCGCAGCGTGCGGTGTCCGTGGCGCGCAAGGAAGCGGGCCGTCGCTCGGACGTTGTCCGGGTCGTCGTTCAGCCCCGGGATCACCGGCATGCGCGGCTCGACGGCCACCTCGCTCGCGACGAGGCGCGCGAAATTGCGGAGGATGCGCTCGTTGCCCGCACCGGTCAGGCGCGCGTGCGCTGCGCTGTCCATGTGCTTCAGGTCGAACTGGACGAGGCCGACCCAAGGGAGGAGCGCCGCGACCTCGCGCCAGCGGAAGAGGCCGCAGGTCTGGAGCACGACGTGGATGCGTTCGGCCGCGAGGCGCGGCAGTAGCGCGCCGAGGTAGCCGGCGTGGATCGTCGGCTCGCCGCCCGAGAGCGTGACGCCGCCGCCCGACTCCGCGAAGTAGTCCCGGTCCTTCACGACCTCGGCGACGAGCGCGTCGACGGTGTAGCGGCGGCCGATCACCCGCAGCGCCTCGTGGCCGCACGCGTCGGCGCAGCGCCCGCACGCGTCGCAGCTCGCAAAGTCGATGCGGCGGTCTGGTCCCGACACGATCGCGCCACGCGGGCAGGCGGCGGCGCAGCGCCGCTCGCCGGCGCAGCGGTCCGGGTGGAACGCGATTTCCGGTTCGCGCCGGATCGCTTCCGGATTGTGGCACCAGGCGCAGCGCAAGATGCAGCCCTTGAAAAAGACCGTCGTCCGGATGCCGGGGCCGTCGTGCAGCGAGAAGCGTTGGATGTCGACGACGACGGGAAGCTCGTCCATCCCCACCAGGCTACCGATCGGTCGGATGGGCTGCATGACGTAGGTCAGCGTGACGGCTGACGTTTGCGGGTCGCTCGGCCGGGACGAGCGACGCCGGGACGACGGCGAACCAGTGGGCGTCGTGCGCGGTCCAGCAGCTCGCGAGGAGCACGGCGCGCTGCGTGGGTGTGGGTATCGCGTGCACGTGGGACACCGAGACCTCCGAGATCCGTGCCTCCTCGTGCCTCGCGGCGCAAGGAGAGACGGTGACGTCGGTCGCGGCGCGGAGTGACGGTGATCAGCGACAGGCGAACGTGGCGCCCGTGCTGCTCCACCGGCAGCGCGGCCGCGGCGCGCTCGCGTCGCCGAAGCGGTGCCCGGCGCATTGCCCCGGCGAGGCGCCGAAGGCGAGCCGCAGCTCGAGCGCGGCGTCGCCGGGCGCGAGCGGGCTCGATCGGCCTCGGCCGCGCAGCGCGACCTCGACGCGCCCGGCGGCCGCTCCGGGGAGGCGGATCGTCGCGGTACGGATGCCGCCGTGAGCGCCTCCCGGATCGCGATACCGCCACGTCGTCCCGTTGCGATTCCTGCTCCACCCGGCGCCGGTGAACGGATCGCGCGCGCCGGCCGGGAGGACGATGCGCTCGCGCAGGTCGCCGGCGCCGGTGCGAAGCTCGATGCGGAGGCCGTGTGCGGACGGGTCGAGGCCTTCGCCCGGGGGGAGGGCGAGGTCTGCGGCCGCGCGCAGCGCGAGCGTGCCGCGGTTGGCCGTGCGCGCTCCGCCGAGCACGAGCCGCATCCCGGCCCGGAGCGGCGTGCCCGCGAAGGCGTGCGTGCACTGGCCGCTCGGCGTGCAGGCGTCGGTGGTGCAGGGGTCGTCGTCGTCACAGTCGCCGTCCGCGTCGCAGATCGGCGGCACGAGCGCCGTCGCGGCGCTCGCCATCGCGATCGGCGCGCCCCGGCCGGTCGCCACCCAGAGATCGTGCAGCGTCGCGCCGGTCGCATCCGTCACGTTGCCATCGCGGAGCGCCTCGATGTAGTGGCGCGGCGTGTTCTGATAGTAGAGTTCGACGTCGGCGCGTGTGGTGCCGGGGGGGATTCCGAAGCGGACGTCGTCCCAATACTGCCCGTCCGCGTAGCTCGCGCCCACCACCGGCGCGCCCGCGTCCGCGAACGCGGTGTTCGCGAAGCCGCGCGGCGGAATGCGGTTGTCCTTCTCGATCGTGTCGGCGAGCGCCATGTGCGTGGTGGGCCCGGCCGGGAGCCCCGTGAGCGCCGCCGCCTCGGCGCTCAGGCCGACGTGCATCTCGTAGACGACGGTCGAGGCCTCGTCGAGTTCGGCCGTCGCCGCGTCGTAGCGGCCGTGCTCGGCGACGAGCGCGCCGGTTTCGTCGCGGAACGCGACGTGCAGCCAGACGCGCCGCCCCTCGATGTGGCCGGTCGGGAGCTTGTGGCCGGTCTCGTTGGTCACGCGCACGACGAGTTGCGCTCCCTCCTGGGTGAGCGCGAGCGACGCGGCCCGCTCGAGCATGGCGACCGCGGCGTCGCGTCCGCGGGCGAGCGCGGCCTGGTCGACCGTGGGATCGAGACGCGTTGCTTCCGCGATCAGGTCGAGCACCGGCGCGGCGGCGCCGGCGAAGTCATGGAGGGCGAGGTCGCCGCGCACGGTGCCGTAGACGCACCCGCGGCCGACCGCGCGCGGCATGTGGCAGTCCTGGCAGGTCGACACCACGCCTCCGCCCACGCCGCCGAAGCGTCCGCCCGTGTCGACGCCGCCCGCGGCGAAGGCGCTGAGCTTCCATTCCGTGTAGGTGCGCTCGAGGGGGAACTGCATGCCAGGATCGTGCGTCGGGCTCGGCACCCCCATCGTGTTGTAGCGATACGTGCCGTCGGGGTCGCGCGTGACGGCGAGGTTGCCGACGTCGTGGCAGGTGCCGCAGAACTCGCCGCGCGCATGGAACGGGGAGACGATCCACGCGTGCATCGCGAGCGGATCGGCGCGCGGGCCCCGGCGCGTGCCGCTCGGGTCGAGGACGAACATGGCGTTCCCGTAGTGGGCGGGAATCGCCGAGAGGCCCGCCAGGATGTCCGCGTCCGCGTCCGGGCTCGTGCCGGGTACGAAGAGCGGGTCGACCATGCTGTGGCAGAAGTGGCAGGAGACGCCTTGGCGATCGGTCGCGTCGAGGAGCCGGCCGTCGGGTTCCTCGGCGTGACCCGTGACGATGCTGAGGGGGACGTGGCAGCGCAGGCAGTAATAGCCGACGCTCGGCACGTCCTGGACGGCGGTCGTGAGCTGCGCGAAGAAGAGCGGATCGCGTCCGGCGTGCGCCATCAGGCTTCCCGACCAGCGCGCCACCGGATCCACCGCGGCGTCGTAGCCGCCGTGGCAGGAGGCGCACTCCGAGGGCTCGAGAAGCACGTGAGGCGGCACGTCGCCCGTCTGGGTGCCGGGGACGTGGAAGTCCTCGCAGAGCGGCGGGACGGCCGTGCAGACGCCGGCCGCGCACGCCAAGCTGCCGCCGCAGGTGCTGCCGGGACCGCACGCGGTGCCGTCGGAGAGCGGCGCGTGGCCGCAACCGTCGAGAGGGTCACAGGCGTCGTACGTGCAGGGATTGTGGTCGTCGCAGTCGAGCGCGGGGGCGCCGGTGCAGACACCGGCGAGGCATTGCGCGATCCCGTTGCAGACCGTGCCGTCGTCGCACGACGCGCCGTCGGACACCGTCGTCCGCACGCAGCCGCCGACGAGGTCGCACCGCTCGTCGGTGCACGGCTCACCGTCGTCACAGTCGAAGTCGTCGTGGCACGCGCTCACGAACGCAGCGGTAATGGTTGCGTCGGTGGCTGGCACCGTGAGCGCGTGCGCGCGGAGCCCTCCGTCCGACCACGACGCGAAGAGCCAGTCGACGCCGTCCAGCGCCTGCGGTGCCGGCGCGTCGACGGCGAGCGCCGCACCGACGACGGCGGTGCGGACGAAGGGCGTCACCGCGGCCGCCGACTCGACCACGAGGGTGAGACCGGGCGGCGTGGAAGCGAAGGTGAGATCGACCGTCTCCGGGTCGAGCGCAATGCTCGCGGTATGCTCGAGCCCGCCGGAGTCGGTCGCGGTCAGGTGGAGCAGGAGGCGCGCGGGGAGCTCGCCGGGATCGGGAGCGGCGAAACTCCCCGAGGCCACGCCGGTCGCCGTGGCGACGGTCTCGGTCGTGCAGGCGCCGGCGCAGCGTTCGAGGAGGAGCGTCCACTCGAGCGCCGCGGGCGGCAACGCGCCCTCCTCGGGATCGGTCGCCGCGCCGGCGAAGTCGATGGGCGCGCCGACGCGCCAGAGCTCGGTCGCGGCGGGCGCCGTGATCACCGCGGTCGGCGGCGTGTTGGTCGAGACCCATTGGACGCGACGCACGCTGCCGCCGCTGAAGTCGACGTAGAAGAGATCGCCGCCGGGACCGGTCTCGAGCGCGACCGGCGAGGCGGCGCCGTCGACGAAGACCGCGCGCGTGGCCGGGTCGGGCAGACCGTCGGCGCCGGCGCGCATCGACCAGATGCAGCCGCGTGAGAAGTCGGCGAAGAAGAGCGCCCCGTCGTAGGCCGCGGGGTAGCCGCCGCCGGCGTGGAAGGCGAGGCCCGTGATCGCAGAGTTGCCGGCGCCGCACGACTCGTCGAGCGTCATGGGCTCGCCGTGCCGATACGCGAAATAGGGGGGGGTGGTCGCCGCCGGGCTCGCGTAGATGGCGTCGCACCGGGCCAGGCCGGCCGCCTCGTAGAACGGCTGGCGGTCGGCGCCTTCGTAGCAGGGCCAGCCGAAGTTCGGTGTGCCCGGGTCGGCGGCGTTCGCGATGCGGTCGATCTCCTCGATCGTGTCCCAGCCGACGTCGCCGACCCAGAGCTCCGCGGTGCCGGGCCGGAAGGCCATGCGGTACGGGTTGCGGAGCCCGAAGGCGACGACGCGGCCGTCGGCGGGTGCGAGCAGATCGACGCGCAGGATCGTGCCGTCGTAGCCGAGCGGGTCGCCGGCGCTGAGGACGTCCTGGCTGCGGAGCGCGCCGCCCTCGGCGCCCGGCGGCGCCGGCGTCGCGCCGCCGCCCGTCGGGTCACCGCAGGGATTGAGCGGGCCGGGACCGAACTGCCCGTAATCGACGCCGTTGAAGCTCGCGCCGTCGCCGGCGCCGACGTAGAGCGCGCCGTCGGGACCGAAGGCGAGACTCCCGAGCGAGTGGCTCGGATACTGCTGGCACCAATCCTCGAGGAGCACCTGCTCGGGTCCCGCGAGCCCGCCGCCGTCGAGGTCGAGGCGCGCCAGCCTGCCGCCGACGACGCAGCCGGCGCCGAGCGGATCGGGGCAGCCGTCGGCGGTCGCGCCGACCCATCCCCAGCGCGGCGGTGTGCCGCCAGGCGCCGCGTCGAGCGTGTAGAGGACGAAGATCGACGGCACGGCGGGGAAGTCGGGGTGGAGCGCCAGGCCGAGGAGGCCGCGGTCCCAGAAGTTGTGCACGTTGGTGCGGAGGTCGGCGACGATCGTCGGCGTCGGATCCGCGAGGTCGTCGAACGCCTTCACGATCCCGCTCTTTTCGGTGACGAAGACTCGACCGTCGGGCGCGAAACGTACGGCGGTCGGCTGCTCGAGCCCGCTGATCGCGATCGACTCCGCGAAGCCGGCGGGGAGCGTCGTGGCGCCGGCACGGGCGAGCGGCAGGCAGAGCAGGACGATCGACAGGAGCGCGCCGCGGCGGCGAAAGACCATGAGACCCCTCGATCATACGGTCACGCGGTGGCCCGCGAAAGGGATGAAACGCGTCGAGATGACGTTCGTCAGCGCCATCGTTGACGCGCGCCGGACCCCCCGCGACTGCCCCCGACGCTGCGCTCTCCGGGCGGCGGGAATATCGCGTCGCGATCCGTCGCGTCGGCGGGAACGGGCGTCCGGTCCGCGCGGTCGAATCGAATGGCACTGGCTTTGCTGCTCCGAACCATGCGGCGCACGGCGGCGGTGGACGACCTTCACGTTCACCCGCGTGATCCGCCGCTCGGGAGGACGGGATGAATCGCAAGCTCTCGCGTCGTGACTTCCTGCGCATCGCCGGCTCCGTGGGTCTCGGGACGGTCGCGGCGCCGGGCGCGCTCTTCGCCGGGTACCGGCACCTCGCGCCGATCGTGGTCGCCAACCCGCTCGCGGCCTATCCCGATCGCGAATGGGAGCGGCTCTATCGCGACGTCTTCCGCACTGAGGACAGCTTCACGTTCCTCTGCTGCCCGAACGACACGCACAACTGCTTGCTGCGCGCCTTCACGAAGAACGGCGTCGTCGTGCGCATCGAGCCGACCTACGGCTACGGCAAGGCGACCGACCTCGCGGGCCACCAGGCGAGCCATCGCTGGGATCCGCGCTGCTGCCAGAAGGGCCTCGTGCTGGCGCGCCGCTTCTACGGCGACCGGCGCGTGAACGGCGCCTTCCTCCGCAAGGGATTCAAGGAGTGGGTCGACCGCGGCTTCCCGCGCGATCCGGCAACCGGCGCGGCGCCGCCGGAACTCATGCGGCGCGGCTTCGACGCCTGGGTGAAGGTGCCGCACGAGGTCGCGTACGCCTACCACGCCAAGACGCTCGTGAACGTCGCAGAGACCTACTCCGGCGACGACGGCAAGAAGCGCCTCCTCGCGCAGGGCTACGACCCCGACATGGTCGAGCAGGTGGCCGGCGCCGGTACGCGGGTCATGAAGTTCCGCGGCGGTATGGCGAAGCAGGGGCCGGTCAGGATCTTCGGCTGCTTCCGCATGGGCAACTCGATGGCGCTCCTCGACCATCACGTGCGGAAGGTCTCGCCCGACGACGCCAAGGGCGCCGGCTCGTGGGACTCGTACTCGTTCCACACCGACCTGCCGCCCGGGCACCCGATGGTGACCGGTGAGCAGACCAACGATTTCGAGCTCTTCGACGTCGAGAACGCGAAGCTCGTGATCGCCTGGGGCATGAATTGGATCACGACCAAGATGCCGGACAGCCACTGGCTGACCGAGGCGCGTCTGAAGGGCGTGAAGACGGTCGCGGTGACGGTCGAGTACTCGGCGACCGCTTCCAAGTGCGACGACGTCGTCGTGATCCGCCCCGGCACCGATCCGGCGCTGGCGCTCGGCGTCGCGCAGGTGCTCATCGCCGAGAAGCGCTACGACGCCGATTTCGTCCGCCGCTTCACCGATCTG harbors:
- a CDS encoding glycyl-radical enzyme activating protein gives rise to the protein MQPIRPIGSLVGMDELPVVVDIQRFSLHDGPGIRTTVFFKGCILRCAWCHNPEAIRREPEIAFHPDRCAGERRCAAACPRGAIVSGPDRRIDFASCDACGRCADACGHEALRVIGRRYTVDALVAEVVKDRDYFAESGGGVTLSGGEPTIHAGYLGALLPRLAAERIHVVLQTCGLFRWREVAALLPWVGLVQFDLKHMDSAAHARLTGAGNERILRNFARLVASEVAVEPRMPVIPGLNDDPDNVRATARFLARHGHRTLRCLPYHDFGEAKLPRLAPILAPLGRPRLDPAALAPFARHFGKEGIDVVVCD
- a CDS encoding PQQ-dependent sugar dehydrogenase yields the protein MVFRRRGALLSIVLLCLPLARAGATTLPAGFAESIAISGLEQPTAVRFAPDGRVFVTEKSGIVKAFDDLADPTPTIVADLRTNVHNFWDRGLLGLALHPDFPAVPSIFVLYTLDAAPGGTPPRWGWVGATADGCPDPLGAGCVVGGRLARLDLDGGGLAGPEQVLLEDWCQQYPSHSLGSLAFGPDGALYVGAGDGASFNGVDYGQFGPGPLNPCGDPTGGGATPAPPGAEGGALRSQDVLSAGDPLGYDGTILRVDLLAPADGRVVAFGLRNPYRMAFRPGTAELWVGDVGWDTIEEIDRIANAADPGTPNFGWPCYEGADRQPFYEAAGLARCDAIYASPAATTPPYFAYRHGEPMTLDESCGAGNSAITGLAFHAGGGYPAAYDGALFFADFSRGCIWSMRAGADGLPDPATRAVFVDGAASPVALETGPGGDLFYVDFSGGSVRRVQWVSTNTPPTAVITAPAATELWRVGAPIDFAGAATDPEEGALPPAALEWTLLLERCAGACTTETVATATGVASGSFAAPDPGELPARLLLHLTATDSGGLEHTASIALDPETVDLTFASTPPGLTLVVESAAAVTPFVRTAVVGAALAVDAPAPQALDGVDWLFASWSDGGLRAHALTVPATDATITAAFVSACHDDFDCDDGEPCTDERCDLVGGCVRTTVSDGASCDDGTVCNGIAQCLAGVCTGAPALDCDDHNPCTYDACDPLDGCGHAPLSDGTACGPGSTCGGSLACAAGVCTAVPPLCEDFHVPGTQTGDVPPHVLLEPSECASCHGGYDAAVDPVARWSGSLMAHAGRDPLFFAQLTTAVQDVPSVGYYCLRCHVPLSIVTGHAEEPDGRLLDATDRQGVSCHFCHSMVDPLFVPGTSPDADADILAGLSAIPAHYGNAMFVLDPSGTRRGPRADPLAMHAWIVSPFHARGEFCGTCHDVGNLAVTRDPDGTYRYNTMGVPSPTHDPGMQFPLERTYTEWKLSAFAAGGVDTGGRFGGVGGGVVSTCQDCHMPRAVGRGCVYGTVRGDLALHDFAGAAAPVLDLIAEATRLDPTVDQAALARGRDAAVAMLERAASLALTQEGAQLVVRVTNETGHKLPTGHIEGRRVWLHVAFRDETGALVAEHGRYDAATAELDEASTVVYEMHVGLSAEAAALTGLPAGPTTHMALADTIEKDNRIPPRGFANTAFADAGAPVVGASYADGQYWDDVRFGIPPGTTRADVELYYQNTPRHYIEALRDGNVTDATGATLHDLWVATGRGAPIAMASAATALVPPICDADGDCDDDDPCTTDACTPSGQCTHAFAGTPLRAGMRLVLGGARTANRGTLALRAAADLALPPGEGLDPSAHGLRIELRTGAGDLRERIVLPAGARDPFTGAGWSRNRNGTTWRYRDPGGAHGGIRTATIRLPGAAAGRVEVALRGRGRSSPLAPGDAALELRLAFGASPGQCAGHRFGDASAPRPRCRWSSTGATFACR